CTATCCGACAAAAAATACCAACCCCATTTACTCATCAAGGAAAGATTGAAAATCTCAATATTCTTCACTcctaaccccccccccccctttttacACGGACGGCAAATCTTCTCCCAACTAACCCAACACACCTTTCGGCATCCTTCACTTCTCCCCCATTGAAAGTCCCTTTGAATTTTGACAATCTCATCCAAAACATTCCTCGGAGCTTTAAAGAAAGATAGCATAAAAATATGGATACTATTAAGAACCGAATTAAGTAAAGTAACTTTATTTCCCAACGAAAGGTGCTTGCCATTCCAACCACTCAACCTCTTTTTAAGCTTAGAAAGTAAACAAGACCACAAATCCTTCCTTCGATGGTTACCGCCAACTGGAATGCCCAAGAACACAAAAGGAAACTTCCCCACTTGACACCCCAAGAATAAAGAAGCCGCTACAAGAACCTGCTCCTCCAAATGCACACCAAAAAGCTTACTTTTATTCAGATTAATGCACAACCCCGATACCAACTCAAACCCACGTAACAAAGCCTTGACACACCATAAATTCTCCTTAGAACCATCACAAATAAGAacagtatcatccgcaaactgcaGCATCATAAAGGATATATTAGAAGAAACATGAAAACCTTTGAAACTACCTTCGACCACCGCGTTACGCATCATACCTGCTAAACCTTCTGCCACCAACAGAAAAATGAACGGGGAAAGAGGATCCCCTTGACGTAAACCTCTAGAAACATCGAATTCCCTCGTCGGCAAACTATTAACCAAAATAGAAATAGAACTAGAAAAGACCGTACCTTCCATCCAAGATTACCACCTATGACCAAAACCCATGCGCTTCAAAACATATCTAAGAAACCCCCAAGACACGCAATCATAtgctttttcaaaatccaccttcAACACAAAACACTTTTTCTTACTCCTCTTAGAAAAATCCAACACCTCATTGAGCACTAGAACCCCATCAAACATTTGCCTTCCTTCAATGAACGCCGATTGAGACTTAGAGATTAACTTCCCCATCACAACCTTCAATCTAGCCGCCAACAACTTTGAAATTAACCGATACAAAAAGCCGACCAAACAAATCGATCTAAACTCATCAATTCTTTGAGGACAATCCACTTTAGGAATAAGCGCCAAAAATGAAGCTGTAGCCGCTCTAGGAAGAGAACCCCGCTTATAAAACTCCTGAACAAAGTAAAACAACTCCTTATTGACAAAGCTCCAAGTCTTCTTAAAGAACCCCAACGGAAAACCATCCGGACCCAGACTTTTCTCACAATCACTAAGCCAAATGATGTTCTTTATTTCCTCCATGGAAAACAGCTCCTCAAGAATCTTACTTTCCTCCACCGACAAAGCATTAAAACCAACTCCATCCAACACCGGTCTACCCATACAGGGCTCCAAAAATCGATGTTTAAAATGTTCATACACGTCATCTTTGATCACAGCgacatcctctaaaaggccaccATCCGAATTAAGACTCACAATATTATTCCTCCTAAATCTTCCACGCATAAAAGAATGAAAGTATTTAGAATTAGCATCCCCTTGTTGAATCCACCGACATCTAGAATTTTGACATGACATGCTTTCCCTTCTTAACATCGCCTCCCACACATACTTAGAAGCCTTCACTCTATTAGACGACAAAGTGTCACTCCAAAAATCTCCCCTCCCCGCATTAGCCACAAACAAATCGAGATCATTAAGAGTACTAACCGCTTTATCCACATTTAAATCGAGCACACCAAACACTCCCTATTCCAAGACTTCATCTTAGCTTTAAGAATATGGAGCTTCTCCTTATGAATGAACCCATATTTACCACGGATGGCCATGGCCTTCCATTCCTTCTCCACAAAGGGAAGAAACTCCTCATGATCGAACCAACACTTGAATATCTTAAAAGGTTTTGGACCCCAATCCACAAAATTACCCGCCAACCAAATCGGACAATGATCCGACAACGACCTCTCACCTACCATAATACCTTTTACTTTCCACAAATCAAGAAGGGAATATGAAATTAAGAAACGATCCAACCTACTACAAGCACTCCTATCAAGATTGAACTAAGTAAAATTGTTTCCCATGAGAGGAATATCAACTAAATCCATCCTTGTCAAGAAAGAATTAAATTCATCCGCTTCCCTTAGATTAAAGGAATTCGACCTTCCTTTTCTCTCCTTCGCACAACGAATAGTGTTGAAATCACCCTCCACACACCAATAACCATCCGAAAACGATTCCTTCACGCGACAAAGATTGGACCAATAAACTCTCTTCTTATCAATCATACAAGAAGAGTACGCATTTACCAAATAAACAGAGAAATCTTTCCAAATGACATGAACACCCACCCTCCCCCCACGAAGCTTGAAATAAGATCAAAAAGACCTAATTTCCAGAAAATAAGAAGCCCACCCGACCTCCCCACCGCCCACTTAGCACTCCACCCCACCAATTCACCCCTCCATAAAGACTCCAACCCAAACGAATCAAGATTATGCAATTTTGTTTCTTGAACAAAATACACATTGACATTAGCCACCTCTAACGTATTTTGTAAACATTTCCATTTGGCCCTCCCACCACACCCACGTAAATTGAAAGAAACAATAATCATTGAGAACCAAGTATATAAGCATCCTTCAAACCATTGTTCCTTTTATCTTGAATTTCCTTCAATCTAATTGCTTCAATTTGTTGAGAAACTGAACCGCCTCCTGACATGCCCAAACGTCTAGCTCTCGACCAAATTTCCTTAGCATTAAACCCAAGATCTTTGTTCTTCCAAAACCTCTTGTTGGATTGCACAACACCGTAATCGGAATTGACATTACCACACATGACAAAAACACCAGAAAATTTATTAGACATTGAATCCTCCTCCTCCAGTAAATTAACATTGACATTCTGATTAGGCTTATCAAACAAAACACTACTGTAACCACAAACAATATCTTTTATAGCTACAACATCATCAGAATTACAAACCTTATATTCATTACTACCATTCACCCTGGGCCCCGCGGTATCAACATAAGGAACATTGGTAAAATCTACCTTTTTACTATTGGCCAAAATAGTAGATAAATCTTTCACCTTTTGGACCTTTATATTCTTGCTAACATCACACTCCCCACCCGCATCTGTCTCCACGCTCCTACACCCTCCATCATATCCAACTTCCTATTCCCCACCTCCTTACCAAAAGAACCTGTCTCCATCACATAAGACGTGtcagatgtcataccccaaaatttgccttccatattccattcataaTACCTCAAAGCTCAAGAGTTTCATCAAGACACTCTCCTAAGCAAGTatctcctaaagctagggtttggtacCTTCTTGAGGAAAGTAacaaaacaaggtcttcaatgaAGTTCCCCATGGTCCATTATGTTTCAAGACACCACTATGACAAAAGTCAAGACTCAACTCCAAAGGTTACCTGTTCAAATAGTTcaaatgatccacagtcaactggtttgacctaaaagtcaaccatggtcaaagcacagtcaaaccctctcaattttggtcaacatcaagtgtgtgagaatatatccatcatttgatcaaaggttgatcatgatccatcaatagaaactcagaaatgaacaaatgcaaaaaggttcaaattagggtttctttaggagaaagtcaactcaactttgactggccataaattTCACAGGAACATCATAAATTCCTCattcaaagcctatttggaaggaaattggatcctctacaactttgtctctcacatgccaaggccagaaatgcttcatttgggatatATATAGtacaaaacattataggtccttttcaaaagtcaaccaaaagcagttttttttcaaaggccataacttcaagataaaatctccaaactctaatcatgttcaaataattagcctttaactctattaactgtctgtcatctttctttattttttagccataaaccttgactttagaacgcaaaccttaggaaagggttgagggtgcctaacaccttccctcgacctgaatatagtatcttatcctGAATCTCTTAGTTgtataaaggtttcctattcgccttgatagaataggtggcgactctaaaggttaattttagggcaggttgctacaactggtGTGTCTGCTGGGGATaaacacttaatggtgaatactatgctcctataggttttggcagggtttaggtttgacaaatttttagggtttggctaatttgccatttttagggtttgtaattatttttatatttaatttgtttatttgtttatttttgtctaaaaatatttaattgtttatgttaatatatttatatttaactgcctggtttttatttttatatatgcatTGATGGGTCATATAtttgtgttaaaacctaagtatgggagttatccttaagaccaggggtaCTTGATTCGTCTACGAGTCTTATttataactccactcggagtgggttgaatattcggaaatgtccaaaacgaggcttgactttgttaagGGAAGGACTGAGTATtcagctgatctctctgagaacctaccccaaaaatttgaacctcattggataaaatgagttgttctaaaatccaaagagacaaaaagtctcagaggctacgaacgaccccatgcgACCCGTGTCTAGGACATACCCATGGAAatggtaggctccctagagccgctacgtcgaacctatgaacctagggcctatgtgattatgtgctatatatatgttgtttattatttgtttgttatttcttttttttttcattcatcatacatcatgtgcattcttgcatcatgtcttattcaaaaaaaaaaagagagaaaaaaaagagacttattatatttaatccataaacgtggataagacataaatacgaataaagcatatcattcatggcatgcacatcatttccatggcattgagagaagatttctcttttatCTCCAGAGCAAGAgatcattgggaaggataacctaacatcccgatcgtcttatcaaacaagatttcagcaaaagaaatcaatggatcaactataacagaatcaagccgcccttcgtgaggaggtAGATCAACTAGAGAatagtatggaagaggttaaaggtggtatggctcagatgctaggattcatgaaggccctcctagataaacaagaaaaggtaaaagaggttcagtctggggataccctggttcaggatgagatccccaacgacaaaaacccgctgctaggatttgtttcaggcatTGGCCCGGCTAAGGATAGACCTCGggtccgatctgtcaggagagctatccaattccaagagaagggagagacctctcaagaaggatttttccccactccacaaacgaaagggacaacccgcacagttcgcattcttGCTAACAACGTCCCTAAGAATGATGAtcacctggatctacaatacagagtacaagaggtggacaacacaaaccaagcacctcagacacaacGGTCTATTCCTAACcctggggaagactccaaggaaaatgaacaaatcaaggcgctagaggagagactaaaaatggtagaaggatacgatatCTTCgacgtggatgccttcgaaatgagcttggtcttagacttgactatcccacacaaattcaagattcccgacttcgagaaatacaaaggactcacatgtccgaggaatcacttgcacatgtatgtgtgaaaaatggctgcttatgctcacgatcaaaagctgatgatacacttcttccaagatagcttaagcggagcatctattgactggtacatgcaattggagaaatcctatatccgaagctggaatgatcttgctaacacattcttgaagcaatacaagtacaacctggacatggcacccaaccggtTGCAATTaaaaaatatgtcacagaagaaggatgaatcattcaaggagtatgcccaaaggtggagggaaatggcttctcgagtccaacctcccttgatggaaaaagaactggtggacatatttatggcaactttgcaaggaccgtactacgccaagatggtcggaagcatatcttcagggttctcggacttggttgTCATCGGTGAGAGGATTGAAAAtgggataaaaaatgggaagatacaaggggcaccctcaggttcctatcacactaagaagtcatatgacgaaaaaaaggaatccaacactgtgggggcaatcctggttaatcagaccccGGTACTACAACGaaaggatcagcaaaagcaacagggtggccaacgcacctggaaggccaagccaaaacgatcatttaccccattgcacatgtcattgtctcaagctttgcaacgtctgctcagtcagaacttggtaactctgctacctccatactcagccccagctaatcccgctcctgggtacaagcatcatgctaggtgcgcttagcattcagatagtcctgatcatgatacagaggattgtggaccgttgaagcacaagatccaagatttaattgaataagggctcattgagttcaaagatcctcgcaagtctaatgccataggtggctagaaggaggagttcttagatcattagtttcgttttcattcgcaatttctttctatttgtttaaacattggtcttacgacatatgcatgcattgcttacgtttgtcttgatttattcctagtgttctcactgtATTTAAAACTGCGTTTTTACCTAGTTTTCTTCTTTGCAATATTCAAATCTCGTTAAAGctgtacacctttagagggagaatgacgaaaatgataccacaacttcatacattatgctttcgaacagaccgtgttgacgatgtccaggcattgtttcaattcctaaacaatggggatataaggatgttaatccctcgtcaacccctttgatcctaaagaagtaggagttttccttcatataaaataaaacccttaatacataacctggggtagggtagctgctcagttaacttaattattccaaactattcctttgaacataatcaccgatggttccccgtcatcattaagtccggcagtcaatagtcgcaaagaaaaagaaagcaatgcaagggcctgctaagtcaaaacctattaaggagacttaggcaaaattggggcatcacACTCTCAAAGCGCCTCCTTCAATTCTTCCAAAGAAAAAGGGCTTTCAAGCTCCAAAGATTCAGACAtataaagaaatttcaaattagGAAAAAAACACACTGGTCTATTATGTTCTGGCTCCGTAAAAAAGTcgttaaaatgattaaaaacgGCCTCCTTTATTTCGGAAACTTCCTCTAACCTCCTTCCATTATATTGAAGAGAACACAACTTATTCTTGCTTCGTCTTCCTTTTAGAGAGCAGTGGAAAAACCTCGTGTTATTATCTCCCTCGGCTAGCCACGACTGTCTTGATTTGAGCCTAAGAAGACTCTCCTTCTTAAAGAGGTTTTCCCAAAAAACTTCCACCACTTTTGCCCTCCTTCTCACCTCCTCGTCACGCACCGTAcctgcaaaactagcaaacaagtcATCTAAAAAACTCAGCTCTTCTTGCGCGCTTTTTATGTTTAAGTCAATCCATCCAAAAACTGATTTATTCCACCAAGCCAGCCGACCCTTTAGAATCTCCAGCTTTTCAACCAAACAGAAGTCCCCTCTCCCTATAACAACTATCTTACTCCATTCTTCCTTTACAAAACTGCCAAAATCCGGGTGTTTTAACCAACCATTGTTGAACTTAAAGGGTTTCGGCCCCCAGTCCTTCCTGTTATTTTTAATCCAAATCGGCGCGTGATCAGAGATTTCTCTAGCTCCTATATATTTCCCCTCGATGTTCCAATCCTCTATGAAACTCTCAGATAGAAAGAGTCTGTCGATCCTGCTCATAGATTTGCCGTTACTGTTGAACCATGTGAATTTACCTCCTATTATAGGTATGTCCACCAATTTCATTTCTGTTATAAAATCCTGGAACTGAGATATCTCCTTCCTAAGACAACGACCTCTAACCCCACCCTTTCTACCTGGGCTGAAACAGCGTTAAAATCTCCCCCGACACACCAGTCACCCTGTTGAAACTTACGGCTATACTCTACCAGCTTCTTCCACGTGGTCCTTCTATTCAAATTAACACAAGAAGCATAAACGTTTACCAGATATATCAGCTTACTATCTTTCTCCACGCAATGCCCTAGAAATCCCTCTCCTCTAAAGCTGAACAAAACCTTGAAAAAATCCTTCCCCCACATCGTTAAAATCCCTCCTGAAGCCCCTATAGCATCCATGTATGAAAACTCAAACGTGTCCTCACCCCACATTTCCTTAACCATGCCCTCATTTAAACCTGACAGCTTAGTCTCCTGAATGAAACAGACGTCCGCTTCCCCTGTTCTATTCATAAaccctattctttttcttttcactatGCTTCCCCCTCCTCTAATATTAACGGATAAAACTATCATTGCAGATTGTTGCTTCTATCTTCATGATACTTGTTATTGGTATTAATGTTGTTGTGATACTTTTGGATTTTGCGGTGGTTATCACTTTTTTGTTTATAGTTGAAATCTTGTGTTGAATGGTTTTCATCCCTAAAAGTGTCTTTAATATTTTCTGGTTTCAATCTATTTAGCATGACATCTTAATGGTTACTGTAAGGTTTAGATGATATGTATTTGTAGGTGAACTTTCTAaacttatttatttatggtttttgtaattttaaattttaaattttatctctctttgatttatttgtgttGTGATGAAGTGTGACATATGCCATTTTTGTTGAGTGATAGATCAACGGATGCCATTTTTGCTGAGTGAGAGATCAAGGGATTTATCCCTCATGGGTTAGATCAACTATAtaaattttggaattttaaaatatgtttacaTGACCCTAATTTATGAGTAAGTATATAACTACTATAAACTGGTTATGTTTGTTGCAATGCAGAGATCTTGAGGTATCAGAATCAGCTTCAAAGACAGGTCTTTATTCATCCTTAGACTGCATAGTTTTGTCATTTTAAATTGAGTTACTGAACCAAAGAAGTATCTTTGTTTACAGTAGGTTCATGTTCAGCAATTTTTTACTACTAAAGAGACACTAAACAGTGTTGTAGAAATAATAAACTTGTATGAAAAACTTGAAACAGTGGCATAGATGCAAAGCTTAGATGAAGATTTAACTAAATGAATACACATTTTATGATCTTGTGAGTAATAAAAGTTAAGTGCCTTACATATTTTCAAGATGGTTATTTCATTTTGTTCAAATTTTTGTCTTTAGATTAAGACACAATCTCTCAATTTATCATTAACATTGATCATTATTcattattgatttctctttttTGTTAACTATTATCTcttgtttaaattttttatgacATATATTGCTTGCATGAATGAGTTGGAGAAAATATGGACAGAACACATTTATCTCTCCATATGACTCATTATATATTTGAATGTtactataatttataataatattatagaaTTTGTAACAAATATGACTTGTACAATAACTGTGTTGGATGATGGACAATTGATTCCTATTATGTTTAGCTAAAATTACTCAAAATAGTCCTATGAACAAATAATTAGTACATTTTTCATCCAAATAATTAAtagttttgtttataaaaaatcaatcaattttccatttttaaaattaaaatataattcatagagttgtaATTGGGCTTGAAATTTGGGTGGCCCAACTAATAACTTCTTAaaacaatttctttatccaccccctTCCCTTCTTTGCAACCCCTAACAAAATTCCATAAATGCCCCtataatttggagatgcatctccgaagatgTTGttaaagcggtaaagcggcaagcaaaaagtaatatgtattatttattaccgggtgatataggttatatcgtatcgtagtccacagagattggtgagaagaactgccgttcgactatctcgcgttctaagtttcatgattgggtgcggaaaggtaaatgcgggaaaagtaaataaaagcagataaacaatctcaatagtctaagagaaatagttatggaattgcatttcgttctacccgtcaaatacttaaatctgaagatctatcgctcgacactcacaatacgcatcaacatcaccgggcatcactcgagatgccacatcggtgtccatgtctgtaacaccgacgaaagctcaaccgtactattcacatcagcgatttctccatcgacacaaacaacacggaggcattagactcgatacccactacgattgttagtcctaaatccatgtctgcaacccagaaactaacagttatcattcctaatcaagatctatggtgtccatgtctgcaacaacacaaatccagagcatttaagcaaaaagatcaagaacaacaacaatgatgatttgtaaagcgaatatataaacgatcccaagatccacaaatatacatacaataagagtagaaacatacatacaacacccaccattggaatgaagcaaagggaagagagaagatgagccggaaagatctcaccggtacaatgaaatcgagacagatccatgatcaatccacatgatgtcgcacccaatggtgtttcctaagcctctaaactatcaaaattggaccagagccactccatgggggaaatggatgataaaaaaccctaaaaaagtgtttttacaacatatatacaagtctgaaagtcgcagaccgcgctaagcgcgcccagcgcgctaagcgggttgttttttattgttcttaagcccccagaccgcgcttagcgccaaaaacccgcgctaagcgcccaactcTCTGCCAAACGGGTCAAAAATGCTTCCagaccccgcttagcgcggtcaagcccgcttagcgcgctcaacagaacagcaaatcttgttttggtcatatcttgagaaccgtaactccgatttgcgcccggttcgaagcgttggaaagcttattccatgctctatctaacaatgaacaaattgcaaccaaattgatgaatttgatcatccttattttgagccttgtccgccgatgaattggtaaaatcgcgtgttcgccgccgtgtcttcgacactctattcctcaaagcttcgaacacacataaatacctacaaaaagacaacaaaactatcaaacagtATATATTTACatgaaaacgtaacaaaacacaaacgatacacatatgcacaaaaacggggaattattcaaacggtattaacaaaaagtatcgataagtgccactatttacaaacacaaaataac
The Vicia villosa cultivar HV-30 ecotype Madison, WI linkage group LG6, Vvil1.0, whole genome shotgun sequence genome window above contains:
- the LOC131615090 gene encoding uncharacterized protein LOC131615090, whose protein sequence is MKLVDIPIIGGKFTWFNSNGKSMSRIDRLFLSESFIEDWNIEGKYIGAREISDHAPIWIKNNRKDWGPKPFKFNNGWLKHPDFGSFVKEEWSKIVVIGRGDFCLVEKLEILKGRLAWWNKSVFGWIDLNIKSAQEELSFLDDLFASFAGTVRDEEVRRRAKVVEVFWENLFKKESLLRLKSRQSWLAEGDNNTRFFHCSLKGRRSKNKLCSLQYNGRRLEEVSEIKEAVFNHFNDFFTEPEHNRPVCFFPNLKFLYMSESLELESPFSLEELKEAL